ACACTTTAATTGAAAAAGGGCGCGTAACCGTGAACGGTGAAAAAAGCGGACTTGGTGATCGCGTAATGCCCAATGATGAGGTTCGTGTGGATGGAAAACTCATCAAGGAAAATACAGCCGAAGTGTTTATAATGCTGAATAAACCTGTTGGAATTACCTGTACCACCGATACCCGCTTTGACGATAACGTAATTGATTTTGTAAACCATCCCGAACGTATTTTTCCCGTAGGAAGGTTGGACAAACCAAGTGAAGGCTTGCTGTTGCTTACCAATGAAGGTGATATTGTAAATAAAATATTACGTGCCGGGAACAAACACGAAAAGGAATATATTGTAAAGGTAGATAGGCCCGTTACAGATGAATTTATAAAACGTATGGGGTCCGGAATTCCTATTTTGGATACCGTAACCAAGCGATGTAAAGTTGAGCGGATAAGCAGGTTTGAGTTTCGGATTATTTTGGTGCAGGGCTTAAATAGACAAATTAGAAGAATGTGTGAATATTTAGGGTATGAAGTTGTGGCCTTGCAGCGAACCCGTATTATGAATTTGGAATTGGGCAACTTGCCCCTTGGGCAATGGCGAGACCTTACCCCAGCAGAACTTAAAACCTTGAAAGATTCCGTAAAGGATAGTGATGGCCTGCCGAAGGCTTATCAAAAAGATGGTCGTGAAAAAGCGGTAGAAACAATAAAGCCCGAAAAGAAAAGGCAAGCGGAGCGGAATTTAAAAAGGGAGCAAAATAGTACTGGAGGACGAAGAAGGAGAGGCCCCAATTAATCCCATAAAAAAACCGCGCACCGATTGAGTAGCACGCGGTCATTTTCAACTAACTAACCAAATTAAATTTCAATTATGAAATCTCAACCATTTTCTTCAATGCTTTCTTTTCTTCCATCTTTGGAAGCGTAACCCTAAGGATTCCATTTTCATAATTGGCTTGAATATCTTCCACTTTAATATTTTCAGGAAGTTTAAAAGAACGTTCAAAAGTTTGATAATTAAATTCCCTTCTTCTAAACTGGGAATCGTTGCTTTCTTCCTTTTTTTCTTCTACCTTTTTTGAAGCTATTTTTAAGGTATCTTCCTCAACCTCAATAGTAAAATCTTCCTTTTTCAAACCTGGAACGGCCAATTCGACTACAAAATTCGGGAAATTTTCAATAATATTTACTGCTGGAATGCTAAATGTTTCATAATTATTATTAAAGACATCTAACTTGTTATCAAAAAGCAGATTATCCCATAGTCCCGGAAACCAAATATTGTTTTTATTAACTGTTTTCATAACTATATATTGTTTAAGTTTTGACTTATTTTTCAATTTATTAGTCAATAATAATTCCAACACGATACAACGGACAAGTTGACTGAAAATGAGCATGTTTTGGTGACTTTTTGGCACTTCACATTTAATGCTCCAGAAGATTTAATTCATTTTTAAGATTTTTAACTAGGGGTTTCAGTACTTTTAAAAATCACTAACTACCCACTATGAAAAAACTTTTTATCCGCATTTTTGATTTCTTCAATACTGTTGAAAGTAAAATTGCTTTTTATCCCACACTCTTTGCTATTTCCGGGTTTTTTGTAGCCGTTTTAATGATCTATTTGGAGCAACACGGCATTTCCAGGGAAATTATGGATGTGTGGCCAATATTAATGGTAGAAGATGGCAATACGGCCCTCACGGTCCTTAGTGCATGTTTGGGCGGACTTATTTCGTTGATGGTTTTTAGTTTTTCAATGGTAATGCTGCTGCTCAGCCAGGCATCAAATAATTATTCCCCGCGACTACTGCCAGGCTTAATAAGTGATAGGCGACACCAGATCATATTGGGTATTTATCTCTCCACGATTCTTTATAATATATTTATTTTATTCTCAATTGAACCTAGTGAGGATAAATATACGCTTCCCGGTTTTTCGGTGCTTTTGGGTATTGTTTTTACCATAGTCTGCTTGGTTGCTTTTATCTATTTCATCCATAATATTTCCCAGAGCATTCAGATAAACAATATTTTGGATGTTATTTTTGAATATGCGGAAAGAAGGCTGCAAGGCTTAATTGAATCTGAAAAAGGAAAAACTAAAAAGTTTTCCAATACGGATAATTGGTATGAGTATAAAGCGGGAAGAAGCGGTTATTTCCAGAATATATCCATAAAAAATATTTTGAAGATTTGCGATGACGAAGAAACCAAGATTTACATAACAATACCGAAGGGGCTGTTCGTGCTGAAGAATTCAATTTTTTTAAAATCTGAAAAGCAATTGGATGAAAAAGTTGTGAATTCAATCATTTCCAATATCAGCTTTGCCCGTGGCGAATTGGTTGAGGACAATTATATTTTGGCATTTAAGCAAATTACCGAAATAGCCGTTAAGGCAATGTCACCGGGAATCAATGACCCAGGAACCGCAATTAACGCCATTGATTATTTAACCGATTTATTTGCGCTACGGATGC
The Aequorivita iocasae genome window above contains:
- a CDS encoding DUF2254 domain-containing protein, yielding MKKLFIRIFDFFNTVESKIAFYPTLFAISGFFVAVLMIYLEQHGISREIMDVWPILMVEDGNTALTVLSACLGGLISLMVFSFSMVMLLLSQASNNYSPRLLPGLISDRRHQIILGIYLSTILYNIFILFSIEPSEDKYTLPGFSVLLGIVFTIVCLVAFIYFIHNISQSIQINNILDVIFEYAERRLQGLIESEKGKTKKFSNTDNWYEYKAGRSGYFQNISIKNILKICDDEETKIYITIPKGLFVLKNSIFLKSEKQLDEKVVNSIISNISFARGELVEDNYILAFKQITEIAVKAMSPGINDPGTAINAIDYLTDLFALRMQKNDNGIIIHKENATLRVAVVTFKELMYNVMASLRTYCKHDPVLVEKLLWMMVYLQKQPAAENNYHKVIKEEMTTLLEQAKNSFDSEWDVLTIDKMIAG
- the rluF gene encoding 23S rRNA pseudouridine(2604) synthase RluF → MHHPDSVRLNKAISDSGYCSRREADTLIEKGRVTVNGEKSGLGDRVMPNDEVRVDGKLIKENTAEVFIMLNKPVGITCTTDTRFDDNVIDFVNHPERIFPVGRLDKPSEGLLLLTNEGDIVNKILRAGNKHEKEYIVKVDRPVTDEFIKRMGSGIPILDTVTKRCKVERISRFEFRIILVQGLNRQIRRMCEYLGYEVVALQRTRIMNLELGNLPLGQWRDLTPAELKTLKDSVKDSDGLPKAYQKDGREKAVETIKPEKKRQAERNLKREQNSTGGRRRRGPN
- a CDS encoding Hsp20/alpha crystallin family protein, whose translation is MKTVNKNNIWFPGLWDNLLFDNKLDVFNNNYETFSIPAVNIIENFPNFVVELAVPGLKKEDFTIEVEEDTLKIASKKVEEKKEESNDSQFRRREFNYQTFERSFKLPENIKVEDIQANYENGILRVTLPKMEEKKALKKMVEIS